One window of the Eucalyptus grandis isolate ANBG69807.140 chromosome 8, ASM1654582v1, whole genome shotgun sequence genome contains the following:
- the LOC104417075 gene encoding disease resistance protein RPV1-like isoform X1: MINSEGGLSSDDARAAGGEYQVFLSFRGPDTRHGFTDFLYHDLVDAGVRVFRDEDDLRVGEMIGGNLLRAINNSLIYIPIFSRTYASSKWCLRELAHIVDNVSKSVGKKSILPIFLDVEPEDVKLKTRRYRKAFLKHEKEFPNEVEAWKRALAEIDEIKGWNMKKDQGQAAMVKLVVEKVLEKLEVKQKSVPGHLVSLDDQIKELKMLLDVDQPDVRLIGIYGMGGIGKTTVAKIIFNQLSSQFGKCCSFLEDIRESSLTKEGMVQLQKKLLSDIVGSRSAEKFEDIEQGMRRIGETLHTKVLVVLDDVDNKEHIKKLIGNNSLHSGSRIIITTRNTAILQVEGFKGEILQYEILKMDYGPALQLFCRHAFGRDSTSDDYHGLSNEIVTSTGGLPLAIEVIGSLLNGKNKAFWEETSIRLRSVPEKEILKKLRISYDDLDEYQQQIFLDIACFFFNENKTNAIYMWADCQFYPERAIDVLTCRCLIKILDNDKFWMHGQLIDLGRHIVRQESLSDLGKRSRLWIAKEAYDIIRSEERKDKVQALEIDGLEDYIEITNEQFERLQSLRFLKLGFGTFVGDFASCHSKLRWISWYSPHDDFRADNMYFDHLLVFKLEDNSVTDDSKAWDLIKRARNLKVLSLTWCLGITTIPDFSKCLGLESLTLAHCYNLKRIESFIRDLQSLIVLEIEGCMDLIDLPKEVGSLVKLKRFSLEGCFGLRELPVSLGNLTSLIELNLSHTTIARIPNSIQRLVKLESFLLTHTRIRELPNFIGELKSLRILHLSRKGSYSMMNHVWQLPSGIIMLKNLEELDLSGRSEMKGEIPIGIGELSSLRLLDLKHTYICGIPRTINKLCHLQTLDLRGCHKIQILPELPTSLTCLLLESQSLLSVPNMLNLTNLVELLISDGSDDIGKSNLIIKCDLRWIGRISRLKKLHLHLFNVLAPPELASLSNLEELTLSRLDLEKLVHLPPSLLRLNLPFFSIKWAELLHSYLRLRNLSNLEFHRGEVEDIPLDGLPRLESLTIDGCKLLQRLSIPLELRMLRQTYVSDCPKLLEIQVEGLSKSLESFCTTGCKSLRRIGGLSYLKNLEELVIQRCNALTTIEGLHELESLKSLYVRGCTSLRKLIDASCTSIPDDCLVQIQGCGDLIKDSSQSYPFGISWKRYREEILLNTSNKKG; this comes from the exons ATGATAAACTCAGAGGGTGGATTGAGTAGTGATGATGCACGAGCAGCGGGAGGTGAATACCaagtgttcttgagtttcagaggacCCGACACCCGTCATGGATTCACAGACTTCCTTTACCACGACTTGGTAGATGCTGGAGTTCGTGTATTCAGGGATGAAGATGATCTTCGCGTCGGCGAAATGATTGGTGGGAACCTTCTACGTGCCATCAACAACTCCCTAATTtacatccccatcttctctCGGACGTATGCCTCTAGTAAATGGTGCCTCCGTGAGCTTGCACACATAGTAGACAACGTATCTAAGTCAGTGGGTAAAAAGAGTATACTTCCCATCTTTCTCGACGTGGAACCTGAGGATGTTAAGCTTAAGACTCGACGGTATAGGAAAGCCTTTTTGAAGCACGAGAAGGAGTTTCCTAACGAAGTCGAGGCATGGAAAAGAGCTCTTGCAGAGATAGATGAAATCAAGGGATGGAACATGAAAAAGGACCAAGG CCAAGCAGCAATGGTCAAATTGGTCGTTGAAAAGGTTTTGGAAAAGTTGGAGGTAAAACAAAAATCAGTGCCTGGACATTTAGTTAGTCTTGATGATCAgataaaagaattgaaaatgttaTTAGATGTCGACCAGCCTGATGTGCGActtattggaatttatggaatgggtgGTATCGGTAAAACAACTGTTGCCAAGATTATCTTCAATCAACTATCTTCCCAATTTGGAAAGTGTTGTAGCTTCCTTGAGGACATTCGAGAAAGCTCATTAACCAAGGAGGGCATGGTCCAATTGCAGAAGAAATTACTATCCGACATTGTTGGTTCTAGATCTGCAGAAAAATTTGAGGATATTGAACAAGGAATGCGGAGGATTGGAGAAACACTCCACACTAAGGTCTTAGTGGTTTTGGATGATGTTGATAATAAAGAGCACATTAAGAAACTAATAGGAAATAATTCTTTACATTCAGGATCTAGAATAATCATTACAACAAGAAACACGGCGATTTTGCAAGTTGAGGGATTTAAAGGTGAAATTCTACAATATGAGATACTAAAGATGGATTATGGTCCTGCACTTCAGCTTTTTTGCCGGCATGCCTTTGGTAGAGACTCTACTTCTGATGATTATCATGGGCTTTCAAATGAAATTGTCACAAGTACAGGAGGGCTTCCTTTGGCCATTGAAGTGATAGGTTCATTGCTTAATGGGAAAAACAAAGCATTTTGGGAAGAGACATCGATCAGGTTAAGAAGTGTACCGGAGAAAGAGATTCTAAAGAAGCTTAGAATTAGCTATGATGACCTAGACGAATATcaacaacaaatttttcttgatatagcatgcttcttttttaatgagaatAAGACCAATGCAATTTACATGTGGGCTGATTGTCAATTTTACCCTGAAAGAGCAATTGATGTCCTTACCTGCAGATGCTTGATAAAAATATTAGACAATGATAAGTTTTGGATGCATGGTCAACTAATAGACTTGGGAAGGCACATTGTTCGTCAAGAAAGTCTAAGTGACCTTGGAAAGCGGAGCAGGTTATGGATTGCAAAAGAGGCCTATGATATCATAAGAAGTGAAGAG AGGAAGGACAAGGTTCAAGCACTTGAGATAGATGGACTAGAAGATTACATAGAGATTACAAATGAACAGTTTGAAAGGTTACAAAGCCTAAGATTCCTCAAGTTAGGCTTTGGAACTTTTGTTGGGGATTTTGCAAGTTGCCATTCAAAGTTGAGATGGATTTCTTGGTATTCTCCTCATGATGATTTTAGGGCGGACAATATGTATTTCGATCATCTTCTTGTTTTCAAACTTGAAGATAATAGCGTCACAGATGATTCGAAAGCTTGGGACTTGATCAAG AGAGCACGaaatttgaaagttctatctCTTACGTGGTGTTTAGGCATAACGACAATCCCAGACTTCTCTAAATGCTTGGGTTTAGAGAGTTTGACTCTTGCACATTGTTACAACCTGAAGAGAATTGAAAGCTTCATTAGAGACCTACAATCATTGATTGTATTAGAGATTGAAGGGTGCATGGATCTTATAGACTTGCCTAAAGAAGTGGGGTCACTAGTGAAGCTCAAACGCTTCTCATTGGAGGGATGCTTTGGTTTGAGAGAACTTCCAGTCTCGCTTGGGAATTTAACCTCATTGATAGAATTAAACTTATCGCATACAACCATTGCTAGAATTCCAAACTCCATCCAAAGACTAGTGAAACTTGAGTCTTTTCTTTTAACACACACGAGAATAAGGGAACTTCCCAACTTCATTGGAGAGTTAAAATCATTACGCATACTACATTTATCAAGAAAAGGATCATATTCTATGATGAATCATGTTTGGCAGTTACCTAGTGGCATCATTATGTTGAAAAATCTTGAAGAGCTAGATCTCTCAGGGCGTTCTGAAATGAAAGGTGAAATTCCTATTGGAATTGGAGAGTTGTCATCTTTAAGACTCCTAGATTTAAAGCACACCTATATTTGCGGAATTCCAAGGACAATCAACAAGCTTTGTCACCTCCAAACACTAGACTTAAGAGGTTGTCATAAGATTCAAATATTGCCAGAGCTTCCCACAAGTTTGACCTGTCTACTTCTTGAATCTCAATCATTGCTCTCGGTCCCTAATATGTTGAACCTTACTAATTTGGTTGAACTACTAATAAGTGATGGCTCAGACGATATAGGTAAATCAAACCTAATCATTAAATGCGACTTAAGGTGGATTGGAAGGATATCTAGACTAAAAAAGTTACATTTACATTTGTTCAACGTCCTTGCACCTCCAGAGTTGGCTTCTCTTTCTAATTTGGAAGAGCTTACTTTGTCTCGTCTAGACCTAGAAAAGCTTGTGCACCTTCCACCATCTCTACTAAGATTGAATTTACCATTCTTCAGCATCAAGTGGGCAGAGTTGCTTCACTCCTACTTGAGATTgagaaatttgtcaaatttagaGTTCCATCGTGGTGAAGTGGAAGACATTCCACTCGATGGACTTCCACGACTAGAGAGCTTAACTATTGATGGTTGTAAACTGCTTCAGAGATTATCCATTCCTTTGGAATTGAGGATGCTACGACAAACGTATGTGTCAGATTGTCCAAAGCTACTTGAGATACAAGTTGAGGGTCTTTCAAAATCATTGGAATCTTTTTGCACCACGGGGTGCAAATCTCTTAGAAGAATAGGTGGATTATCATACTTGAAGAACTTGGAGGAATTGGTAATCCAGCGTTGCAATGCACTTACTACCATTGAGGGCCTTCACGAGCTAGAGTCTCTGAAATCCTTGTATGTTAGAGGATGCACCTCATTGAGAAAGTTGATTGATGCATCTTGCACAAGTATACCGGATGATTGCCTTGTCCAAATACAGGGCTGTGGAGACCTCATCAAGGATTCTAGTCAGAGCTACCCATTTGGAATCTCTTGGAAGCGTTACAGAGAGGAGATTCTTCTAAATACATCAAACAAG aaaggataa
- the LOC104417075 gene encoding TMV resistance protein N-like isoform X3: protein MINSEGGLSSDDARAAGGEYQVFLSFRGPDTRHGFTDFLYHDLVDAGVRVFRDEDDLRVGEMIGGNLLRAINNSLIYIPIFSRTYASSKWCLRELAHIVDNVSKSVGKKSILPIFLDVEPEDVKLKTRRYRKAFLKHEKEFPNEVEAWKRALAEIDEIKGWNMKKDQGCLIKILDNDKFWMHGQLIDLGRHIVRQESLSDLGKRSRLWIAKEAYDIIRSEERKDKVQALEIDGLEDYIEITNEQFERLQSLRFLKLGFGTFVGDFASCHSKLRWISWYSPHDDFRADNMYFDHLLVFKLEDNSVTDDSKAWDLIKRARNLKVLSLTWCLGITTIPDFSKCLGLESLTLAHCYNLKRIESFIRDLQSLIVLEIEGCMDLIDLPKEVGSLVKLKRFSLEGCFGLRELPVSLGNLTSLIELNLSHTTIARIPNSIQRLVKLESFLLTHTRIRELPNFIGELKSLRILHLSRKGSYSMMNHVWQLPSGIIMLKNLEELDLSGRSEMKGEIPIGIGELSSLRLLDLKHTYICGIPRTINKLCHLQTLDLRGCHKIQILPELPTSLTCLLLESQSLLSVPNMLNLTNLVELLISDGSDDIGKSNLIIKCDLRWIGRISRLKKLHLHLFNVLAPPELASLSNLEELTLSRLDLEKLVHLPPSLLRLNLPFFSIKWAELLHSYLRLRNLSNLEFHRGEVEDIPLDGLPRLESLTIDGCKLLQRLSIPLELRMLRQTYVSDCPKLLEIQVEGLSKSLESFCTTGCKSLRRIGGLSYLKNLEELVIQRCNALTTIEGLHELESLKSLYVRGCTSLRKLIDASCTSIPDDCLVQIQGCGDLIKDSSQSYPFGISWKRYREEILLNTSNKKG from the exons ATGATAAACTCAGAGGGTGGATTGAGTAGTGATGATGCACGAGCAGCGGGAGGTGAATACCaagtgttcttgagtttcagaggacCCGACACCCGTCATGGATTCACAGACTTCCTTTACCACGACTTGGTAGATGCTGGAGTTCGTGTATTCAGGGATGAAGATGATCTTCGCGTCGGCGAAATGATTGGTGGGAACCTTCTACGTGCCATCAACAACTCCCTAATTtacatccccatcttctctCGGACGTATGCCTCTAGTAAATGGTGCCTCCGTGAGCTTGCACACATAGTAGACAACGTATCTAAGTCAGTGGGTAAAAAGAGTATACTTCCCATCTTTCTCGACGTGGAACCTGAGGATGTTAAGCTTAAGACTCGACGGTATAGGAAAGCCTTTTTGAAGCACGAGAAGGAGTTTCCTAACGAAGTCGAGGCATGGAAAAGAGCTCTTGCAGAGATAGATGAAATCAAGGGATGGAACATGAAAAAGGACCAAGG ATGCTTGATAAAAATATTAGACAATGATAAGTTTTGGATGCATGGTCAACTAATAGACTTGGGAAGGCACATTGTTCGTCAAGAAAGTCTAAGTGACCTTGGAAAGCGGAGCAGGTTATGGATTGCAAAAGAGGCCTATGATATCATAAGAAGTGAAGAG AGGAAGGACAAGGTTCAAGCACTTGAGATAGATGGACTAGAAGATTACATAGAGATTACAAATGAACAGTTTGAAAGGTTACAAAGCCTAAGATTCCTCAAGTTAGGCTTTGGAACTTTTGTTGGGGATTTTGCAAGTTGCCATTCAAAGTTGAGATGGATTTCTTGGTATTCTCCTCATGATGATTTTAGGGCGGACAATATGTATTTCGATCATCTTCTTGTTTTCAAACTTGAAGATAATAGCGTCACAGATGATTCGAAAGCTTGGGACTTGATCAAG AGAGCACGaaatttgaaagttctatctCTTACGTGGTGTTTAGGCATAACGACAATCCCAGACTTCTCTAAATGCTTGGGTTTAGAGAGTTTGACTCTTGCACATTGTTACAACCTGAAGAGAATTGAAAGCTTCATTAGAGACCTACAATCATTGATTGTATTAGAGATTGAAGGGTGCATGGATCTTATAGACTTGCCTAAAGAAGTGGGGTCACTAGTGAAGCTCAAACGCTTCTCATTGGAGGGATGCTTTGGTTTGAGAGAACTTCCAGTCTCGCTTGGGAATTTAACCTCATTGATAGAATTAAACTTATCGCATACAACCATTGCTAGAATTCCAAACTCCATCCAAAGACTAGTGAAACTTGAGTCTTTTCTTTTAACACACACGAGAATAAGGGAACTTCCCAACTTCATTGGAGAGTTAAAATCATTACGCATACTACATTTATCAAGAAAAGGATCATATTCTATGATGAATCATGTTTGGCAGTTACCTAGTGGCATCATTATGTTGAAAAATCTTGAAGAGCTAGATCTCTCAGGGCGTTCTGAAATGAAAGGTGAAATTCCTATTGGAATTGGAGAGTTGTCATCTTTAAGACTCCTAGATTTAAAGCACACCTATATTTGCGGAATTCCAAGGACAATCAACAAGCTTTGTCACCTCCAAACACTAGACTTAAGAGGTTGTCATAAGATTCAAATATTGCCAGAGCTTCCCACAAGTTTGACCTGTCTACTTCTTGAATCTCAATCATTGCTCTCGGTCCCTAATATGTTGAACCTTACTAATTTGGTTGAACTACTAATAAGTGATGGCTCAGACGATATAGGTAAATCAAACCTAATCATTAAATGCGACTTAAGGTGGATTGGAAGGATATCTAGACTAAAAAAGTTACATTTACATTTGTTCAACGTCCTTGCACCTCCAGAGTTGGCTTCTCTTTCTAATTTGGAAGAGCTTACTTTGTCTCGTCTAGACCTAGAAAAGCTTGTGCACCTTCCACCATCTCTACTAAGATTGAATTTACCATTCTTCAGCATCAAGTGGGCAGAGTTGCTTCACTCCTACTTGAGATTgagaaatttgtcaaatttagaGTTCCATCGTGGTGAAGTGGAAGACATTCCACTCGATGGACTTCCACGACTAGAGAGCTTAACTATTGATGGTTGTAAACTGCTTCAGAGATTATCCATTCCTTTGGAATTGAGGATGCTACGACAAACGTATGTGTCAGATTGTCCAAAGCTACTTGAGATACAAGTTGAGGGTCTTTCAAAATCATTGGAATCTTTTTGCACCACGGGGTGCAAATCTCTTAGAAGAATAGGTGGATTATCATACTTGAAGAACTTGGAGGAATTGGTAATCCAGCGTTGCAATGCACTTACTACCATTGAGGGCCTTCACGAGCTAGAGTCTCTGAAATCCTTGTATGTTAGAGGATGCACCTCATTGAGAAAGTTGATTGATGCATCTTGCACAAGTATACCGGATGATTGCCTTGTCCAAATACAGGGCTGTGGAGACCTCATCAAGGATTCTAGTCAGAGCTACCCATTTGGAATCTCTTGGAAGCGTTACAGAGAGGAGATTCTTCTAAATACATCAAACAAG aaaggataa
- the LOC104417075 gene encoding disease resistance protein RUN1-like isoform X2, producing MVKLVVEKVLEKLEVKQKSVPGHLVSLDDQIKELKMLLDVDQPDVRLIGIYGMGGIGKTTVAKIIFNQLSSQFGKCCSFLEDIRESSLTKEGMVQLQKKLLSDIVGSRSAEKFEDIEQGMRRIGETLHTKVLVVLDDVDNKEHIKKLIGNNSLHSGSRIIITTRNTAILQVEGFKGEILQYEILKMDYGPALQLFCRHAFGRDSTSDDYHGLSNEIVTSTGGLPLAIEVIGSLLNGKNKAFWEETSIRLRSVPEKEILKKLRISYDDLDEYQQQIFLDIACFFFNENKTNAIYMWADCQFYPERAIDVLTCRCLIKILDNDKFWMHGQLIDLGRHIVRQESLSDLGKRSRLWIAKEAYDIIRSEERKDKVQALEIDGLEDYIEITNEQFERLQSLRFLKLGFGTFVGDFASCHSKLRWISWYSPHDDFRADNMYFDHLLVFKLEDNSVTDDSKAWDLIKRARNLKVLSLTWCLGITTIPDFSKCLGLESLTLAHCYNLKRIESFIRDLQSLIVLEIEGCMDLIDLPKEVGSLVKLKRFSLEGCFGLRELPVSLGNLTSLIELNLSHTTIARIPNSIQRLVKLESFLLTHTRIRELPNFIGELKSLRILHLSRKGSYSMMNHVWQLPSGIIMLKNLEELDLSGRSEMKGEIPIGIGELSSLRLLDLKHTYICGIPRTINKLCHLQTLDLRGCHKIQILPELPTSLTCLLLESQSLLSVPNMLNLTNLVELLISDGSDDIGKSNLIIKCDLRWIGRISRLKKLHLHLFNVLAPPELASLSNLEELTLSRLDLEKLVHLPPSLLRLNLPFFSIKWAELLHSYLRLRNLSNLEFHRGEVEDIPLDGLPRLESLTIDGCKLLQRLSIPLELRMLRQTYVSDCPKLLEIQVEGLSKSLESFCTTGCKSLRRIGGLSYLKNLEELVIQRCNALTTIEGLHELESLKSLYVRGCTSLRKLIDASCTSIPDDCLVQIQGCGDLIKDSSQSYPFGISWKRYREEILLNTSNKKG from the exons ATGGTCAAATTGGTCGTTGAAAAGGTTTTGGAAAAGTTGGAGGTAAAACAAAAATCAGTGCCTGGACATTTAGTTAGTCTTGATGATCAgataaaagaattgaaaatgttaTTAGATGTCGACCAGCCTGATGTGCGActtattggaatttatggaatgggtgGTATCGGTAAAACAACTGTTGCCAAGATTATCTTCAATCAACTATCTTCCCAATTTGGAAAGTGTTGTAGCTTCCTTGAGGACATTCGAGAAAGCTCATTAACCAAGGAGGGCATGGTCCAATTGCAGAAGAAATTACTATCCGACATTGTTGGTTCTAGATCTGCAGAAAAATTTGAGGATATTGAACAAGGAATGCGGAGGATTGGAGAAACACTCCACACTAAGGTCTTAGTGGTTTTGGATGATGTTGATAATAAAGAGCACATTAAGAAACTAATAGGAAATAATTCTTTACATTCAGGATCTAGAATAATCATTACAACAAGAAACACGGCGATTTTGCAAGTTGAGGGATTTAAAGGTGAAATTCTACAATATGAGATACTAAAGATGGATTATGGTCCTGCACTTCAGCTTTTTTGCCGGCATGCCTTTGGTAGAGACTCTACTTCTGATGATTATCATGGGCTTTCAAATGAAATTGTCACAAGTACAGGAGGGCTTCCTTTGGCCATTGAAGTGATAGGTTCATTGCTTAATGGGAAAAACAAAGCATTTTGGGAAGAGACATCGATCAGGTTAAGAAGTGTACCGGAGAAAGAGATTCTAAAGAAGCTTAGAATTAGCTATGATGACCTAGACGAATATcaacaacaaatttttcttgatatagcatgcttcttttttaatgagaatAAGACCAATGCAATTTACATGTGGGCTGATTGTCAATTTTACCCTGAAAGAGCAATTGATGTCCTTACCTGCAGATGCTTGATAAAAATATTAGACAATGATAAGTTTTGGATGCATGGTCAACTAATAGACTTGGGAAGGCACATTGTTCGTCAAGAAAGTCTAAGTGACCTTGGAAAGCGGAGCAGGTTATGGATTGCAAAAGAGGCCTATGATATCATAAGAAGTGAAGAG AGGAAGGACAAGGTTCAAGCACTTGAGATAGATGGACTAGAAGATTACATAGAGATTACAAATGAACAGTTTGAAAGGTTACAAAGCCTAAGATTCCTCAAGTTAGGCTTTGGAACTTTTGTTGGGGATTTTGCAAGTTGCCATTCAAAGTTGAGATGGATTTCTTGGTATTCTCCTCATGATGATTTTAGGGCGGACAATATGTATTTCGATCATCTTCTTGTTTTCAAACTTGAAGATAATAGCGTCACAGATGATTCGAAAGCTTGGGACTTGATCAAG AGAGCACGaaatttgaaagttctatctCTTACGTGGTGTTTAGGCATAACGACAATCCCAGACTTCTCTAAATGCTTGGGTTTAGAGAGTTTGACTCTTGCACATTGTTACAACCTGAAGAGAATTGAAAGCTTCATTAGAGACCTACAATCATTGATTGTATTAGAGATTGAAGGGTGCATGGATCTTATAGACTTGCCTAAAGAAGTGGGGTCACTAGTGAAGCTCAAACGCTTCTCATTGGAGGGATGCTTTGGTTTGAGAGAACTTCCAGTCTCGCTTGGGAATTTAACCTCATTGATAGAATTAAACTTATCGCATACAACCATTGCTAGAATTCCAAACTCCATCCAAAGACTAGTGAAACTTGAGTCTTTTCTTTTAACACACACGAGAATAAGGGAACTTCCCAACTTCATTGGAGAGTTAAAATCATTACGCATACTACATTTATCAAGAAAAGGATCATATTCTATGATGAATCATGTTTGGCAGTTACCTAGTGGCATCATTATGTTGAAAAATCTTGAAGAGCTAGATCTCTCAGGGCGTTCTGAAATGAAAGGTGAAATTCCTATTGGAATTGGAGAGTTGTCATCTTTAAGACTCCTAGATTTAAAGCACACCTATATTTGCGGAATTCCAAGGACAATCAACAAGCTTTGTCACCTCCAAACACTAGACTTAAGAGGTTGTCATAAGATTCAAATATTGCCAGAGCTTCCCACAAGTTTGACCTGTCTACTTCTTGAATCTCAATCATTGCTCTCGGTCCCTAATATGTTGAACCTTACTAATTTGGTTGAACTACTAATAAGTGATGGCTCAGACGATATAGGTAAATCAAACCTAATCATTAAATGCGACTTAAGGTGGATTGGAAGGATATCTAGACTAAAAAAGTTACATTTACATTTGTTCAACGTCCTTGCACCTCCAGAGTTGGCTTCTCTTTCTAATTTGGAAGAGCTTACTTTGTCTCGTCTAGACCTAGAAAAGCTTGTGCACCTTCCACCATCTCTACTAAGATTGAATTTACCATTCTTCAGCATCAAGTGGGCAGAGTTGCTTCACTCCTACTTGAGATTgagaaatttgtcaaatttagaGTTCCATCGTGGTGAAGTGGAAGACATTCCACTCGATGGACTTCCACGACTAGAGAGCTTAACTATTGATGGTTGTAAACTGCTTCAGAGATTATCCATTCCTTTGGAATTGAGGATGCTACGACAAACGTATGTGTCAGATTGTCCAAAGCTACTTGAGATACAAGTTGAGGGTCTTTCAAAATCATTGGAATCTTTTTGCACCACGGGGTGCAAATCTCTTAGAAGAATAGGTGGATTATCATACTTGAAGAACTTGGAGGAATTGGTAATCCAGCGTTGCAATGCACTTACTACCATTGAGGGCCTTCACGAGCTAGAGTCTCTGAAATCCTTGTATGTTAGAGGATGCACCTCATTGAGAAAGTTGATTGATGCATCTTGCACAAGTATACCGGATGATTGCCTTGTCCAAATACAGGGCTGTGGAGACCTCATCAAGGATTCTAGTCAGAGCTACCCATTTGGAATCTCTTGGAAGCGTTACAGAGAGGAGATTCTTCTAAATACATCAAACAAG aaaggataa
- the LOC104414296 gene encoding F-box/kelch-repeat protein At3g06240-like — MKGAFAESSGTSASAVAESFAEDIVIEILLRLPVKSLGRFKCVCKGWRSLISDRGFAKSHLERLKAGDIISSQRIFKTSPFETIDYELLDGGIGGEDDRAVVKFHEPRMDDSSWPLELVGSCDGLVCLSVMGYSGFVLYNPTTKECRNLPGSHHFRPDGFFHGFGYDS; from the coding sequence ATGAAGGGAGCATTTGCCGAATCAAGCGGGACCTCGGCCTCCGCAGTGGCCGAAAGTTTCGCCGAGGATATCGTCATCGAGATACTCTTGAGGCTGCCGGTCAAGTCCTTGGGGCGATTCAAATGCGTCTGTAAAGGGTGGCGGTCTCTAATATCCGACCGGGGCTTCGCCAAGTCGCATCTGGAAAGGCTAAAGGCAGGGGATATAATCTCTAGTCAGAGAATCTTCAAGACCAGCCCCTTCGAGACCATAGACTACGAATTGCTCGACGGCGGCATCGGCGGCGAGGATGATCGCGCGGTGGTAAAGTTTCATGAGCCAAGAATGGACGATTCTAGCTGGCCTCTGGAGCTGGTGGGGTCTTGCGATGGCTTGGTATGTTTATCTGTCATGGGTTATAGCGGATTTGTCCTCTATAATCCGACCACTAAGGAGTGTAGGAATTTGCCCGGTTCCCATCATTTTCGACCAGATGGGTTTTTCCATGGATTCGGATATGACTCATGA